A section of the Labrus bergylta chromosome 21, fLabBer1.1, whole genome shotgun sequence genome encodes:
- the LOC109988118 gene encoding zinc finger and SCAN domain-containing protein 21 isoform X1, with product MSKLERLNARVAKLLNEAVQEVLEVVKETVSEYQDKTSRTQRENESLKRKLQELQEHLSRDSIAASPAISSLPQEKESAHHQEQESSLTLRCKAEVSLTDQNNEMGHTFDNEGEQDGNQQESYNNVKPQSECNTAQATEHCKAQSEEVAQIVKEEVTVHVSQSANRDVNSASSNFASIPLSQASLGLNLAVIKTEPTDLAASEQPSDQEQHSGCVDLSSNSSHFNSAEKHRSQVSTESHGRVFFHSNHAVPRRHGFTKTHKAAFDARKMRMEHFSREETHLCVVCGKSFSRVGNLRIHLRCHTGEKPYGCIQCGRRFSQAGDLKKHKRVHTGEKPYYCSQCGKSFSRGENLKRHQKIHIGEILQLQQVWREQQQ from the exons ATGTCTAAACTTGAACGTTTGAACGCTCGAGTGGCCAAACTGTTGAATGAAGCTGTGCAGGAGGTTCTGGAGGTGGTGAAGGAGACCGTGTCGGAGTACCAGGACAAAACTTCccgaacacagagagagaatgagagttTGAAGAGAAAACTGCAGGAGCTTCAGGAACACTTATCAAGAGATAGCATTG cagcttcTCCTGCAATAAGTTCATTACCTCAAGAAAAGGAAAGCGCGCACCATCAAGAGCAGGAGTCCAGCCTGACTTTGAGGTGTAAGGCAGAAGTATCCCTCACAGACCAAAACAATGAAATGGGCCACACGTTCGACAACGAGGGAGAGCAGGACGGAAACCAACAGGAAAGCTACAATAACGTTAAACCACAGTCTGAGTGCAACACAGCACAAGCAACAGAACATTGCAAAGCACAAAGCGAGGAGGTTGCACAGATTGTTAAGGAGGAAGTGACTGTCCACGTGTCACAGAGTGCAAACAGGGATGTCAATTCTGCCTCATCAAATTTTGCGTCTATCCCACTTTCTCAAGCCTCACTTGGGCTGAACCTGGCTGTCAtcaaaacagaaccaacagacttAGCAGCATCAGAGCAGCCATCGGATCAGGAGCAGCACAGTGGATGTGTAGATTTAAGCAGCAACTCTTCACATTTCAACTCTGCTGAGAAACACAGGTCCCAAGTTAGCACTGAATCTCACGGACGAGTCTTTTTCCACTCAAATCACGCCGTACCGAGGAGGCATGGATTCACAAAAACCCACAAGGCTGCTTTTGATGCAAGAAAAATGAGAATGGAGCACTTTAGCAGGGAggaaacacacctgtgtgttgtttgtggaAAGTCTTTCAGCAGGGTTGGGAACTTAAGGATCCACTTGCGGTGCCATACAGGGGAGAAGCCGTATGGCTGCATACAGTGTGGGAGACGTTTTAGTCAGGCAGGGGacctgaaaaaacacaagagggtCCACACAGGGGAGAAACCTTACTACTGCAGCCAGTGTGGAAAGAGCTTCAGTCGGGGGGAGAACCTGAAAAGACACCAGAAGATCCACATCGGAGAGATTTTACAGTTACAGCAAGTGTGGAGGGAACAGCAGCAATGA
- the LOC109988322 gene encoding elongin-B, producing MDVFLMIRRHKTTIFTDAKESTTVYELKRIVEGILKRTPEDQRLYKDDQLLEDSKTLGDSGFTNQTARPQAPATVGLAFRINDEMFEQLHVEAFSSPPELPDVMKPQDSGSTANEQAVQ from the exons ATG gACGTGTTCTTAATGATCCGGCGTCACAAGACTACAATCTTCACAGACGCCAAAGAGTCCACTACGGTCTATGAGCTGAAGCGCATTGTTGAAGGGATCCTGAAGAGGACTCCTGAAGACCAGAGGCTCTACAAA GATGACCAGTTGCTAGAGGACAGCAAAACGCTTGGTGATAGTGGATTCACCAACCAGACTGCCAGACCTCAGGCCCCAGCTACAGTTGGTCTGGCTTTCCGCATAAATG ACGAGATGTTCGAACAGCTGCACGTCGAGGCCTTCTCCAGCCCCCCAGAACTCCCCGATGTGATGAAACCTCAGGACTCGGGTAGCACTGCCAACGAGCAGGCCGTGCAGTGA
- the pkmyt1 gene encoding membrane-associated tyrosine- and threonine-specific cdc2-inhibitory kinase → MMSVAVETTMSRVPLPIPTHFSQAEQSFSLKKRRLPCSSSSTSNSSYSSPTWLSHSMPPLPPSKGCPPLSRMFPQHPSPFTPLSCSLSKSPPANSVYDPSKQQSYFNQCFTNLGLLGRGSFGEVYKVQNNKNSRQYAVKRSAHRFRGKSERNRSVREARNHERLCPHPHILDFVAAWEECGRLYIQTELCSTSLLLHAENQLGPDEPAAWAYLCDLLSALQHLHSHGFVHLDLKPANVLMTDSGRLKLGDFGLLLELKQNSTEPAGGKWKEDAQEGDPRYMAPELLHGEYGPAADVFSLGVSILELACNIEVPNGGEGWQQLRQGCLPSEFTSGLSAELQTVLRKMLAPNPSERPTVPELLAIRSVWKRRWKRRIYLLLAETLLTLASLCQSVVRNGCRLLSFLPTPSFLPHWTKPVPCTPPKDSWDRDLTLPLSAMHADSGSPEDDAVFLLDPTDAELSPTFSHRVKSRLSVESTSTPLPASPMHNHSPANTPTHSNMSDWFSCNLAHTPSSIHSKGSCRTLTPSVSPINNNSHSLNEISMHSRHSVSTKSSQRCGRSWVQTEEALPRPNIEPKNLLSLFEETTLEGEP, encoded by the exons ATGATGTCAGTGGCAGTGGAAACCACAATGTCCAGGGTGCCTCTCCCTATTCCAACCCACTTCTCCCAAGCAGAGCAGTCCTTCTCCCTCAAAAAGCGCAGACTTCCTTGTTCCTCTTCGTCCACATCCAACTCGTCATACTCTTCCCCTACCTGGCTCTCACACTCTATGCCCCCACTGCCACCATCTAAAGGATGTCCCCCTCTCAGCAGGATGTTCCCCCAGCATCCATCCCCTTTCACGCCCTTGTCTTGTTCCCTTAGTAAGTCTCCCCCTGCCAATTCTGTATACGATCCAAGCAAACAGCAGTCCTACTTCAACCAGTGCTTCACTAATCTGGGGCTGCTGGGAAGAGGATCCTTCGGAGAGGTCTACAAG gtgcaaaacaacaagaacagcCGCCAGTATGCAGTCAAGCGCTCGGCTCATCGCTTCAGAGGTAAAAGCGAGAGGAACCGGAGTGTGAGAGAAGCAAGGAACCATGAGCGCCTGTGTCCTCACCCTCACATCCTGGATTTTGTGGCAGCCTGGGAAGAGTGCGGCCGACTTTACATCCAGACAGAGCTTTGCAGCACCAGTTTGCTACTTCATGCTGAGAACCAACTTGGGCCAG ATGAGCCTGCAGCGTGGGCCTACCTGTGTGACCTCCTCTCAGCCCTGCAGCACCTACACTCTCATGGTTTTGTGCATCTGGACCTCAAGCCTGCCAATGTCCTCATGACTGACTCTGGCCGTCTCAAGCTGGGGGACTTCGGGCTGCTGCTTGAGTTAAAGCAAAATAGTACAGAGCCCGCAGGGGGGAAATGGAAAGAGGATGCACAGGAGGGAGATCCTCGATACATGGCACCTGAGCTGCTGCATGGGGAGTATGGACCTGCGGCAGATGTATTTAG TTTGGGTGTTTCTATTCTGGAGCTCGCCTGCAATATTGAGGTTCCAAATGGTGGAGAAGGCTGGCAGCAGCTCAGACAAGGCTGCCTCCCCTCAGAGTTCACCAGTG GCCTGTCAGCTGAGCTTCAGACAGTACTGCGGAAGATGCTGGCACCAAATCCATCTGAGAGGCCGACGGTCCCGGAGCTCCTCGCCATCCGCTCTGTTTGGAAACGCAGGTGGAAAAGACGCATTTATCTTCTGCTGGCCGAGACTTTGCTGACTCTGGCCTCCCTCTGCCAG TCTGTTGTGCGCAATGGCTGCAGACTGCTGTCCTTCCTTCCCACTCCTTCCTTTCTCCCTCATTGGACAAAGCCAGTTCCCTGCACTCCTCCCAAAGACAGCTGGGACAGGGATCTCACCCTGCCCCTTAGTGCCATGCATGCTGACTCAGGGAGCCCAGAAGATGATGCAGTGTTTCTTTTGGACCCTACAGACGCAGAGCTTTCCCCTACCTTCTCACACAG GGTCAAATCCAGATTATCTGTGGAAAGCACATCCACTCCTCTCCCAGCTTCACCAATGCACAATCACAGTCCTGCCAACACACCTACTCACTCAAATATGAGCGACTGGTTCTCCTGTAACTTGGCACACACGCCCTCCAGCATTCACTCAAAGGGTTCCTGCCGCACTCTTACACCCAGCGTTAGCCCGATAAACAATAATTCGCACAGCCTGAACGAAATCTCCATGCACAGCCGACACTCTGTATCCACCAAGTCCTCGCAGAGATGTGGCCGCAGCTGGGTCCAGACCGAGGAGGCATTACCCCGACCCAACATCGAACCAAAGAACCTGCTAAGCCTGTTTGAGGAAACAACGCTGGAAGGAGAGCCATGA
- the LOC109988295 gene encoding rho-related GTP-binding protein RhoG: MNVRCVIVGDNDVGKTRLILTYVRKIFPTDYLSSFDILATQVNVDNQTVSLNLLDSAGSEDYDHIRPLSYNKVGVVIICFSIANPTSYENVRRKWHPEVKHHCPNVPILLVGTKSDLRDDQEVLEKLREKNQTTVTQQQGSKLAKQIKSVKYLECASINQQGLDEVFEEAVRSFLSHSSITKNPCVLL, encoded by the coding sequence ATGAATGTTCGGTGTGTGATTGTTGGAGACAATGATGTAGGAAAGACCCGTCTAATCCTCACCTATGTCAGAAAGATCTTTCCTACAGATTACCTGAGTTCCTTTGACATATTAGCTACCCAGGTTAACGTAGACAACCAGACCGTCAGCCTGAACCTTTTAGACAGTGCTGGCAGTGAGGACTATGACCATATACGCCCTCTCAGCTACAACAAAGTCGGTGTTGTCATCATCTGCTTCTCCATTGCGAACCCAACTTCCTATGAGAATGTCAGGCGCAAATGGCACCCAGAGGTTAAACACCATTGCCCCAATGTGCCAATTCTCCTTGTGGGAACAAAGAGTGACCTGCGTGATGATCAGGAGGTCCTGGAGAAACTGAGGGAGAAGAATCAGACCACAGTGACCCAGCAGCAGGGATCAAAGCTGGCAAAGCAAATAAAGTCTGTTAAATATCTTGAGTGTGCCTCAATCAACCAGCAAGGGCTGGATGAGGTGTTTGAAGAGGCTGTGCGTTCCTTTCTTAGTCATTCATCTATAACCAAGAATCCCTGTGTCCTCCTGTAG
- the LOC109988129 gene encoding zinc finger protein 287 yields the protein MSKLERLNFRVEKLLSKAVQEVLKVVNETVSEYQEKTARTQRENQSLKRRLQELQELQESTRLESNGIAAQTSLAAPQFDAEVNLMEQGQNEEQEEVIKLISFDKDSAAMCPSYSFKDFDCEATTKTLPNSCLSPCAITSSHFKGDNLSEPKTLKTEIKDGLSASISNHMVCTTAVINSEKDHTIKEEATSEECTVHSKSDSYAEDARTATSLYALHLEPSQANSGLSNDTRLVFSLNQNGIDEPLTQGYKDMDSETAGKQYTAQKNTKAEGPGLRIFQRNVRKHYSCVLCGRTFRHAGDFKKHSRVHTGEKPYCCSVCGKRFSQSGYLKVHLRYHTGEKPFKCSHCGKSFSHSSNMKKHQQTHL from the exons ATGTCCAAACTTGAGCGTCTGAACTTCCGAgtggagaagctgctgtctaaAGCTGTGCAGGAGGTTCTGAAGGTGGTAAATGAGACTGTGTCAGAGTACCAGGAGAAAACTGccagaacacagagagagaaccAGAGTCTGAAGAGgagactgcaggagctgcaggagctgcaggagagcacACGACTGGAAAGCAATG GGATTGCGGCACAAACGTCCCTTGCAGCCCCGCAGTTTGATGCTGAGGTTAATCTCATGGAACAGGGACAAAACGAAGAGCAGGAAGAGGTGATTAAACTCATCTCCTTTGACAAAGACAGTGCAGCAATGTGTCCCTCATATTCATTCAAAGACTTTGACTGTGAAGCAACCACAAAAACATTACCCAACTCCTGTCTCTCCCCTTGTGCTATAACCAGCTCACATTTTAAAGGTGATAACTTGTCTGAACCAAAAACTCTAAAAACTGAGATCAAAGATGGACTTTCAGCATCAATTTCAAACCACATGGTCTGTACCACCGCGGTTATAAACTCTGAAAAAGATCatacaataaaagaagaggCTACATCGGAAGAATGCACCGTGCACAGCAAAAGTGATTCATATGCTGAGGATGCAAGAACAGCGACATCCCTTTACGCGCTACACCTAGAACCTTCTCAAGCCAATTCAGGACTCTCTAATGACACAAGGCTTGTCTTTAGTCTGAACCAAAATGGAATAGACGAGCCACTGACTCAAGGATACAAAGACATGGACAGTGAAACAGCAGGAAAACAATACACCGCCCAGAAGAACACAAAAGCTGAAGGTCCAGGCTTAAGAATTTTCCAAAGAAATGTGAGAAAACACTACAGCTGTGTGCTGTGTGGCCGCACCTTCAGGCATGCTGGCGACTTTAAGAAACACAGTCGGGTGCACACTGGGGAGAAGCCGTACTGCTGTTCAGTGTGCGGGAAGAGATTCAGTCAGTCAGGCTACCTGAAAGTTCACCTGCGCTACCACACAGGGGAGAAACCATTCAAGTGCAGCCACTGTGGTAAAAGCTTCAGTCACTCGAGTAACATGAAGAAACACCAGCAGACTCATCTGTGA
- the LOC109988118 gene encoding zinc finger and SCAN domain-containing protein 21 isoform X2 codes for MSKLERLNARVAKLLNEAVQEVLEVVKETVSEYQDKTSRTQRENESLKRKLQELQEHLSRDSIASPAISSLPQEKESAHHQEQESSLTLRCKAEVSLTDQNNEMGHTFDNEGEQDGNQQESYNNVKPQSECNTAQATEHCKAQSEEVAQIVKEEVTVHVSQSANRDVNSASSNFASIPLSQASLGLNLAVIKTEPTDLAASEQPSDQEQHSGCVDLSSNSSHFNSAEKHRSQVSTESHGRVFFHSNHAVPRRHGFTKTHKAAFDARKMRMEHFSREETHLCVVCGKSFSRVGNLRIHLRCHTGEKPYGCIQCGRRFSQAGDLKKHKRVHTGEKPYYCSQCGKSFSRGENLKRHQKIHIGEILQLQQVWREQQQ; via the exons ATGTCTAAACTTGAACGTTTGAACGCTCGAGTGGCCAAACTGTTGAATGAAGCTGTGCAGGAGGTTCTGGAGGTGGTGAAGGAGACCGTGTCGGAGTACCAGGACAAAACTTCccgaacacagagagagaatgagagttTGAAGAGAAAACTGCAGGAGCTTCAGGAACACTTATCAAGAGATAGCATTG cttcTCCTGCAATAAGTTCATTACCTCAAGAAAAGGAAAGCGCGCACCATCAAGAGCAGGAGTCCAGCCTGACTTTGAGGTGTAAGGCAGAAGTATCCCTCACAGACCAAAACAATGAAATGGGCCACACGTTCGACAACGAGGGAGAGCAGGACGGAAACCAACAGGAAAGCTACAATAACGTTAAACCACAGTCTGAGTGCAACACAGCACAAGCAACAGAACATTGCAAAGCACAAAGCGAGGAGGTTGCACAGATTGTTAAGGAGGAAGTGACTGTCCACGTGTCACAGAGTGCAAACAGGGATGTCAATTCTGCCTCATCAAATTTTGCGTCTATCCCACTTTCTCAAGCCTCACTTGGGCTGAACCTGGCTGTCAtcaaaacagaaccaacagacttAGCAGCATCAGAGCAGCCATCGGATCAGGAGCAGCACAGTGGATGTGTAGATTTAAGCAGCAACTCTTCACATTTCAACTCTGCTGAGAAACACAGGTCCCAAGTTAGCACTGAATCTCACGGACGAGTCTTTTTCCACTCAAATCACGCCGTACCGAGGAGGCATGGATTCACAAAAACCCACAAGGCTGCTTTTGATGCAAGAAAAATGAGAATGGAGCACTTTAGCAGGGAggaaacacacctgtgtgttgtttgtggaAAGTCTTTCAGCAGGGTTGGGAACTTAAGGATCCACTTGCGGTGCCATACAGGGGAGAAGCCGTATGGCTGCATACAGTGTGGGAGACGTTTTAGTCAGGCAGGGGacctgaaaaaacacaagagggtCCACACAGGGGAGAAACCTTACTACTGCAGCCAGTGTGGAAAGAGCTTCAGTCGGGGGGAGAACCTGAAAAGACACCAGAAGATCCACATCGGAGAGATTTTACAGTTACAGCAAGTGTGGAGGGAACAGCAGCAATGA